In Arachis hypogaea cultivar Tifrunner chromosome 2, arahy.Tifrunner.gnm2.J5K5, whole genome shotgun sequence, a genomic segment contains:
- the LOC112757184 gene encoding myosin-binding protein 7 codes for MATKVVSSSKDLIKCCNCGCSCSLEGEPAGTWIRSVKRKHDEFEQGTNFVVPGLDLDVSVVRVEIENEVAALREAIISQQKTIKDLNAELEEERNSSSTAANETMSMILRLQREKAEIQMEARQFKRYAEEKMQHDQEEILALDDLLYKKEQTIESLTCEIQAYKHRMMSFGLTEAEADGNLLYDLPAYEYPPLKCNARNAGMDADNDDTDIEKYAFGETPRDRLRNIEDRISEMERTPTYKELDADFTGRNTLEKTSHFRKTSTDSVGREAGSGYLSDSPKVNSNFRRDYFSQSEDQSNLKKDNASEADDTTDRIYTIDSVHSRAPHNGFTGSKAGGAAFEDSTGSPRELRNHEEYEDPYVKKLYMRLQALEADRESMRQALISMRTDKAQLVLLKEIAQQLCKDMSPQRKMTNRKSAIGGRSSLASIVKWISSVVIWRKRAHQSKYGFGLPADSTGLLMLLDKGITHTRPWRCISRTQVGN; via the exons ATGGCTACGAAGGTAGTTTCGTCTTCCAAGGATTTGATAAAATGCTGCAACTGCGGTTGTAGTTGCTCTTTGGAAGGTGAACCTGCAGGGACTTGGATTCGCTCTGTTAAACGGAAGCATGATGAGTTTGAGCAGGGTACCAATTTTGTTGTCCCTGGGTTGGATTTGGATGTTTCGGTTGTGCGAGTTGAAATCGAGAACGAGGTTGCTGCATTACGTGAGGCAATTATCAGTCAACAGAAGACCATAAAAGACTTGAATGCTGAGTTGGAGGAGGAGAGGAACTCTTCTTCGACCGCTGCCAATGAGACCATGTCTATGATATTGAGGTTGCAAAGGGAGAAGGCAGAGATTCAGATGGAAGCCCGGCAATTCAAGCGTTATGCGGAGGAGAAGATGCAACATGATCAGGAGGAGATTTTAGCATTGGATGATTTGTTGTATAAGAAAGAACAGACGATTGAGTCGCTGACTTGTGAAATTCAGGCATATAAGCACAGGATGATGAGTTTTGGGCTCACTGAGGCCGAGGCAGATGGCAATTTACTATATGATCTTCCAGCCTATGAATACCCTCCTTTGAAATGCAATGCGAGGAATGCTGGCATGGATGCTGATAATGATGACACGGATATTGAAAAGTATGCATTTGGTGAAACTCCTAGGGACCGGTTGAGGAACATAGAAGATAGGATTTCCGAAATGGAGAGAACACCCACTTACAAAGAGCTCGATGCGGATTTTACAGGGAGAAATACTCTAGAGAAGACTTCACATTTTAGGAAAACTTCCACCGACTCAGTGGGTAGAGAAGCAGGTTCTGGGTATTTGTCAGATTCTCCGAAGGTCAATAGTAACTTTAGGAGAGACTATTTCTCACAATCCGAGGACCAGTCCAACTTGAAGAAAGATAATGCATCAGAAGCCGATGATACCACTGACAGAATATATACCATTGACTCGGTTCACAGTCGGGCACCTCATAATGGTTTCACAGGGTCCAAAGCTGGAGGAGCTGCTTTTGAAGATTCTACTGGCTCGCCAAGGGAATTGAGGAACCATGAGGAATATGAGGATCCCTACGTTAAGAAGCTTTATATGAGGCTTCAGGCACTTGAGGCTGATAGGGAATCGATGAGGCAGGCACTCATTTCAATGCGCACAGATAAAGCACAACTTGTGTTACTGAAGGAAATAGCTCAACAACTGTGCAAGGACATGTCACCACAACGAAAAATGACAAATAGGAAGTCAGCTATCGGTGGAAGATCTTCACTCGCGTCAATTGTGAAG TGGATCTCATCAGTTGTTATATGGAGAAAGAGAGCTCATCAAAGCAA GTATGGATTTGGGCTACCAGCTGATAGCACAGGCTTGTTGATGCTCCTGGACAAAGGTATAACACACACAAGGCCATGGAGATGTATTTCAAGAACACAAGTGGGAAACTAA